A single Patescibacteria group bacterium DNA region contains:
- a CDS encoding DNA-directed RNA polymerase subunit beta, translated as MRHYFDQKRSILPLPDLTSHQQDSFSWFKGEGIAEILEEINPIEDQTGRGWKLYFEDPRFEEPEVTAQEAMKRGLVYSSPWYLTARLVEEESGKEKKKDIFMGDFPEMTERGTFIINGVQRVVVGQLTRSEGVHFSGEIDPSTGNNLTTVKVIPKNGAWLEFSTYKRDELVVSINRSRKFPVTTLLRAFGVGNDKEMLEIFDDVDTDPNRKFIPTTLEADETPNYEEAILELFRKVRPGERVILKNAEDLFTQMFRDPQRFDLGAPGRFLLNQRLGLDYPLDNDRYRLLTKEDLIQIVRRMIRLNNGEGDYIDTDHLSNRRVKRIGELAQAQLRTGFLQMSRNIQGRMSIQPRGEFPSPKKLISARPVSARILSFYASSQLAQFHDQNNPLAFLSHLRRLTVKGPGGLTQRSASISVRDVHPSHYGRICPIETPEGANIGFTTHMALYARINELGFLEAPYRKVIEDEKGMKVTEEIEYLPSWEEEEHFITSASVDLDENGYIVSERVPLRKEGRFFSGSREPVEYIDVTPTQLVGAAASSVPFLSHDDPNRALMASNMSRQAVPLIKPESPIVGTGLEKDLALNSGAMVIAQSKGKVIYVDSKQIKVQTKDGIEEYELTKFKKSNNDTCLNQVPRVSVGDKVKKGDLLADGSSTDYGDLALGTNLKIAYVSFKGLNYEDAFVVSRRLVEEDVLTSIHISEYETSVLETKLGPEQVTRDIPNVSEEALRNLGEDGIVAVGSEVKSGDILVGKIAPKGESELSAEERLLRSIFGERARDVRDNSLRMPHGDYGTVVGIKVLTDENSDLEPGVLRKIQVRVAQRRKLAVGDKLVGKHGNKGVVAAIWPEEDMPYLEDGTPVDIIMSSCSVISRMNTGQLLETHLGAAGAKLGKRYAVPPFSKFDPEQLRAELEAAGLSKDGKQVLYDGFTGEAFEQKVVVGNSYILKLEHLVEDKIHARSTGPYALITQQPLGGKAQFGGQRFGEMEVWALEAYSAADMLHEMLTIKSDDIVGRGRAYKALIQGQEVPEPTLPESFKLLVRELNGLGLDIEGVNKE; from the coding sequence ATGCGGCATTATTTTGACCAAAAAAGAAGTATCTTGCCCCTTCCAGATTTAACTTCGCACCAACAGGATTCTTTTTCCTGGTTTAAGGGAGAAGGAATTGCAGAAATATTGGAAGAAATTAATCCTATTGAGGACCAAACTGGGCGTGGGTGGAAGCTTTATTTTGAAGACCCAAGGTTTGAAGAACCGGAAGTTACTGCGCAGGAAGCAATGAAACGGGGTCTTGTTTACTCCTCTCCTTGGTACTTAACTGCAAGGTTGGTTGAAGAAGAAAGTGGGAAAGAAAAGAAAAAAGACATTTTTATGGGAGATTTTCCTGAAATGACGGAACGAGGGACTTTTATTATTAATGGTGTACAGCGCGTGGTTGTGGGACAGCTTACACGTTCGGAGGGCGTACATTTTTCAGGAGAGATCGACCCTTCCACAGGTAATAATCTAACTACAGTTAAGGTGATACCCAAAAACGGTGCTTGGTTAGAATTTTCAACTTATAAAAGAGATGAGCTTGTTGTTTCTATTAATAGAAGTCGGAAATTTCCGGTAACTACGCTACTTCGCGCTTTTGGTGTGGGCAATGATAAGGAAATGCTAGAGATTTTTGATGACGTAGATACGGATCCAAACCGCAAGTTTATTCCCACAACATTGGAGGCTGACGAAACCCCCAATTATGAAGAAGCAATTTTGGAGTTGTTTAGAAAAGTTCGCCCTGGTGAGCGGGTGATTTTGAAAAATGCTGAAGATTTGTTTACGCAGATGTTTAGGGATCCGCAACGGTTTGATTTGGGAGCTCCAGGACGGTTTTTGCTTAACCAGCGTTTGGGACTTGATTATCCGTTGGATAATGACCGCTATCGGCTTTTGACAAAAGAGGATCTTATTCAGATTGTTAGGAGAATGATTCGGTTAAACAATGGTGAGGGTGATTATATTGATACTGATCACCTTAGTAATAGACGAGTGAAGAGAATTGGAGAGCTAGCCCAAGCCCAACTTCGGACTGGATTCTTGCAAATGTCTAGAAATATTCAGGGAAGGATGAGTATACAGCCTCGAGGTGAGTTTCCTTCTCCAAAAAAGCTTATTTCAGCTCGCCCGGTAAGTGCTCGGATTCTTAGTTTTTATGCTTCAAGCCAATTGGCTCAGTTCCACGATCAAAATAATCCTTTAGCCTTTCTTTCTCACCTTAGACGCCTTACAGTAAAAGGTCCCGGTGGTCTTACTCAGCGGAGTGCTTCTATTTCTGTCCGGGATGTGCACCCCTCGCATTATGGGAGAATTTGCCCCATTGAAACTCCGGAAGGTGCCAATATTGGTTTTACTACTCACATGGCTTTGTATGCAAGAATAAACGAACTTGGTTTTCTGGAGGCACCTTACCGGAAAGTAATTGAAGATGAAAAAGGAATGAAGGTTACGGAAGAAATTGAATACCTACCTTCTTGGGAGGAAGAAGAACACTTTATTACTAGTGCATCTGTGGATTTAGATGAGAATGGCTATATTGTGTCTGAGCGCGTTCCGTTGCGAAAAGAAGGCAGATTTTTCTCTGGTTCCAGAGAACCAGTAGAGTATATTGATGTAACACCTACCCAGTTAGTTGGAGCTGCTGCTTCTAGTGTGCCTTTTTTGTCGCACGACGATCCCAACCGGGCCTTAATGGCTTCCAATATGTCACGTCAGGCTGTTCCTCTGATTAAGCCTGAGTCTCCCATTGTTGGTACTGGATTAGAGAAAGACCTAGCGTTAAATTCAGGTGCTATGGTTATAGCTCAAAGTAAGGGAAAGGTGATTTATGTAGACTCCAAGCAAATTAAGGTGCAGACCAAAGACGGCATTGAAGAGTACGAACTTACCAAATTTAAAAAATCAAATAACGACACCTGTCTAAATCAGGTGCCCCGGGTTTCTGTTGGTGATAAAGTTAAAAAAGGTGACCTTCTTGCAGATGGGTCCTCAACTGACTATGGGGATTTGGCTTTGGGTACTAATTTGAAAATTGCGTATGTTTCTTTTAAAGGGCTAAACTACGAAGATGCTTTTGTTGTTTCAAGACGGTTGGTGGAAGAAGATGTTCTTACCTCTATTCATATTTCAGAATACGAAACTTCAGTTTTAGAGACCAAGTTGGGACCAGAACAGGTAACTCGGGATATCCCAAATGTTTCAGAGGAGGCACTTCGAAACTTGGGGGAGGACGGCATTGTTGCTGTTGGTTCAGAAGTTAAATCGGGAGATATTTTGGTAGGAAAGATTGCGCCTAAAGGAGAAAGTGAACTTTCGGCAGAAGAGAGGTTGCTCCGATCTATTTTTGGTGAAAGAGCGCGGGATGTCCGGGACAATTCGTTACGAATGCCTCACGGGGATTATGGTACAGTGGTTGGAATAAAGGTATTAACTGATGAAAATTCTGATTTGGAGCCGGGGGTGTTGCGGAAAATTCAAGTTAGAGTTGCTCAAAGAAGGAAATTAGCTGTGGGCGATAAATTAGTTGGGAAACACGGTAATAAAGGTGTAGTTGCGGCAATTTGGCCTGAGGAAGACATGCCTTATTTGGAGGATGGTACTCCTGTTGATATTATTATGAGTTCTTGCTCGGTTATTTCTCGAATGAATACTGGTCAATTACTTGAAACTCATCTTGGTGCAGCTGGAGCCAAATTAGGTAAGAGATATGCTGTACCTCCTTTTTCTAAGTTTGATCCTGAGCAACTTCGTGCGGAGCTTGAAGCTGCTGGTCTTTCCAAAGATGGTAAACAGGTCCTTTACGATGGTTTTACAGGGGAGGCGTTTGAGCAGAAGGTAGTGGTTGGTAACTCCTATATTTTGAAATTAGAGCATTTGGTTGAGGATAAGATACACGCCCGATCTACCGGGCCTTATGCACTTATTACTCAGCAGCCACTGGGGGGTAAGGCTCAATTTGGTGGTCAACGGTTTGGTGAGATGGAAGTATGGGCTTTGGAGGCGTATAGTGCTGCGGATATGTTACACGAAATGTTGACTATTAAATCTGATGATATAGTTGGACGCGGCCGTGCGTATAAGGCATTAATTCAGGGGCAAGAAGTTCCAGAACCAACATTGCCGGAATCGTTTAAGCTTTTGGTTCGCGAGCTAAATGGTTTGGGTTTGGATATTGAAGGAGTAAACAAAGAATAA
- the rpoC gene encoding DNA-directed RNA polymerase subunit beta' — MSNDLSQFEKFDALKITLASPQEVRSWSHGEVTEPETINYRTFRAEKDGLFCEKIFGPTKDFECYCGKYKKIRFKGVICDKCGVEVTRRRVRRERMGHIELASPCGHVWFFGTVPSKMARLLGMRSRDLKAVIYYSKYLILSVDEDEREKVVSVLEKDLEKEKEQLREETEAEIEKIENQIEERAEEADSEEEREEILFSGRKEIAQLRDDLVTKKNNLEKKYDVLSAHLEEIEPLSVIGEAEYRSLQKYLDKFSQVGIGAPGVKRVLEELNTEEIATELREKLRETSSKSKRKKYTRRLKAVEQFNRSDVEPAWMILDVLPVIPPELRPMVQLEGGRFATSDLNDLYRAVINRNNRLKELLELGAPELILKNERRMLQEAVDALIDSSRSRRRRYRGQKKLRSLSDLIKGKQGRFRRNLLGKRVDYSGRSVIVVGPELKISECGVPKEMALELFKPMVIREVLAEGLAPNVKMAKEFIKQEPPEVWDILERVVEGWPVLLNRAPTLHRLGILAFYPKLLDGKALSIHPCVCAGYNADFDGDQMAVHVPLSKEAKREAEEIMLSTKNLLKPASGSPVVSPSKDMVLGLYWLTRGQGELAEDKFYYLEEAKVAWGEGYLKLRQLTRIEIDGVVRETTLGRALVNEKIPNSLGYVNKVMDKDVVKDVLNRCLEEEGEERTVQLVDDLKSLGFKYATESGISMGIFDTDVPIDKQEKIEEAEEKVAEIEHNFRRGLLTEGEMRRLSQEIWLDLTNELEELTWNSMRKENPMRILIESGARGSPDQVKQISGMKGLVVDPTGKIVELPTKSNYFEGLSEFEYFAGARGARKGLADTALKTADAGYLTRRLVDVCQEVLVREEDCGTRAGLEISRDDGEEFGSFASRLEGRVAADTVKDSDGNILARRNDLIDKRKAEEIAEQGPDSVLLRSPMTCETPYGICQKCYGWDLGWRQLVELGSPVGVIAAQSIGEPGTQLTLRTFHFGGIAKEDITRGLPRVTQLFEARTPKVLAAMTEFGGKVSIEELEEGTTVVTVTSEEGEAEEYRVPPTREVRVEDGDVVPAGYALSLGYLDPEEVLETLGLRDAQKYMLSEIKKVYASQGVDLDSKHVEVVLRQMVSQVKIVEAGDTNLLPGEVVSRERLAQENKKAREADGKKAEAQQLILGITKVSLNTESWLSAASFQATRRVLTDSAVKGATDVLRGLKENVIVGKKIPIEPEIYKEEKE; from the coding sequence ATGTCTAACGACTTATCACAGTTCGAAAAATTTGATGCATTAAAAATAACTTTGGCTAGTCCCCAAGAGGTTCGTTCTTGGTCTCACGGGGAGGTTACAGAGCCAGAGACTATTAATTACCGTACTTTTAGGGCGGAGAAGGATGGTTTGTTTTGTGAGAAGATTTTTGGTCCAACAAAAGATTTTGAATGCTATTGCGGTAAATACAAAAAAATTCGCTTCAAAGGTGTTATTTGTGACAAATGTGGGGTTGAGGTTACCCGGAGAAGGGTACGCCGGGAGCGAATGGGACATATTGAACTTGCTTCCCCTTGTGGTCACGTGTGGTTCTTTGGTACTGTGCCTTCTAAAATGGCTCGGCTGTTGGGCATGCGTTCTCGTGACCTTAAAGCTGTTATTTATTACTCAAAGTATTTAATTTTGAGTGTGGACGAAGATGAGCGAGAAAAAGTAGTTTCTGTTTTGGAAAAAGATTTGGAGAAAGAAAAGGAGCAACTTCGCGAGGAAACTGAGGCAGAGATTGAAAAGATTGAAAACCAGATTGAGGAAAGAGCAGAAGAAGCTGATAGCGAGGAGGAAAGGGAGGAAATTCTCTTTTCGGGACGGAAAGAAATTGCACAACTTCGCGATGATTTGGTTACCAAGAAAAACAATTTAGAAAAGAAGTATGATGTTCTTTCAGCCCATTTAGAAGAAATTGAACCTCTTTCTGTTATTGGTGAGGCTGAGTATCGAAGTTTGCAAAAATATTTAGATAAGTTTTCGCAGGTTGGGATTGGAGCTCCGGGAGTTAAACGGGTATTAGAAGAGTTGAATACAGAAGAAATTGCCACGGAGCTGCGAGAAAAATTAAGAGAAACTAGTTCTAAGAGTAAAAGAAAGAAATACACTAGGCGCCTTAAAGCTGTTGAGCAATTTAATCGTTCTGATGTAGAACCAGCGTGGATGATTTTGGATGTTTTGCCTGTGATTCCTCCCGAACTGCGACCAATGGTCCAATTGGAGGGGGGACGATTTGCAACTTCTGATCTAAACGACCTTTACCGGGCTGTAATAAATCGAAATAATCGGTTGAAAGAATTGCTAGAATTAGGCGCGCCCGAACTTATTTTAAAAAATGAGCGGAGAATGCTTCAGGAAGCAGTGGATGCTCTAATTGATAGCAGCCGCTCGCGTCGGCGCCGCTACCGTGGGCAGAAAAAGCTCCGTTCTCTTTCAGATCTTATAAAAGGTAAACAGGGTCGGTTTAGAAGGAATTTACTTGGTAAGCGCGTAGATTATTCAGGGCGCTCAGTTATTGTAGTTGGTCCCGAGCTCAAAATTTCCGAGTGTGGTGTTCCAAAAGAAATGGCTTTAGAGCTTTTTAAGCCTATGGTAATTAGGGAAGTATTGGCAGAGGGGCTAGCGCCTAATGTAAAGATGGCTAAGGAATTTATTAAACAGGAGCCACCTGAAGTGTGGGATATTTTGGAGCGGGTAGTTGAGGGTTGGCCTGTTCTTCTGAATCGGGCACCCACCTTGCATCGCTTGGGAATTCTTGCCTTTTATCCAAAACTTCTAGATGGTAAAGCGTTGAGTATTCACCCTTGTGTCTGTGCCGGTTATAATGCAGACTTTGACGGCGATCAAATGGCTGTTCATGTTCCTCTTTCTAAAGAAGCAAAAAGAGAAGCAGAAGAAATTATGCTTTCGACCAAAAACCTGCTTAAGCCAGCTTCGGGCAGCCCAGTAGTATCACCTTCCAAGGATATGGTCTTGGGTCTGTATTGGTTAACAAGAGGACAGGGAGAGTTAGCTGAGGATAAGTTTTACTACTTAGAAGAGGCAAAAGTTGCTTGGGGAGAGGGCTACCTTAAGTTAAGACAGTTAACTAGGATTGAAATTGATGGAGTAGTTAGGGAAACTACTTTGGGTCGTGCTTTAGTAAATGAGAAAATTCCTAACAGCTTGGGATACGTAAACAAGGTAATGGATAAAGATGTAGTCAAAGATGTTTTGAATCGTTGTTTGGAAGAGGAAGGTGAGGAAAGAACCGTTCAGTTGGTGGATGATTTGAAGTCTCTTGGATTTAAGTATGCTACTGAGTCAGGTATATCTATGGGTATCTTTGATACAGATGTACCAATTGATAAGCAAGAGAAGATTGAGGAGGCTGAGGAAAAAGTAGCAGAAATTGAACACAACTTCCGGCGCGGGCTTTTGACTGAGGGTGAGATGCGGAGGCTTTCGCAGGAAATATGGCTGGATTTGACAAACGAATTAGAAGAGCTGACCTGGAATTCGATGCGGAAGGAAAACCCAATGCGGATCTTGATTGAATCTGGTGCGCGCGGTTCTCCCGACCAGGTTAAGCAAATTTCAGGAATGAAGGGTTTGGTTGTTGATCCTACTGGTAAGATTGTAGAGTTGCCAACCAAATCTAACTATTTTGAAGGACTTTCCGAGTTTGAATATTTTGCAGGGGCTCGTGGTGCACGTAAAGGTTTGGCTGACACAGCGCTGAAGACGGCTGATGCTGGGTACCTCACACGGCGCCTCGTGGATGTTTGTCAGGAAGTTCTTGTTCGGGAAGAGGACTGTGGTACCCGAGCAGGTTTGGAAATTTCACGTGATGATGGTGAAGAGTTTGGTAGCTTTGCTTCAAGGTTAGAAGGGCGCGTAGCTGCAGACACAGTAAAAGATTCTGATGGTAATATTCTGGCTCGGCGTAATGACTTGATAGATAAGAGAAAGGCGGAAGAAATTGCAGAACAAGGACCCGATAGTGTGTTACTGCGGTCCCCTATGACGTGTGAAACACCGTATGGTATCTGTCAAAAGTGCTATGGTTGGGATTTGGGCTGGCGCCAATTAGTGGAGTTGGGCTCACCCGTGGGTGTTATTGCTGCTCAATCAATTGGAGAGCCTGGCACTCAGCTGACACTACGAACTTTCCACTTTGGTGGTATTGCTAAAGAGGATATTACTCGTGGGCTCCCCCGTGTAACTCAACTATTTGAAGCACGCACCCCTAAAGTGTTGGCAGCAATGACGGAATTTGGTGGTAAGGTGAGTATTGAGGAGTTGGAAGAGGGGACTACTGTTGTTACTGTTACTTCTGAGGAGGGTGAGGCTGAGGAGTATCGAGTACCACCTACCCGAGAGGTTAGGGTTGAAGATGGTGATGTTGTTCCTGCTGGTTATGCCCTATCCTTGGGTTATCTTGATCCTGAAGAAGTTTTGGAAACGCTTGGACTTCGGGATGCTCAGAAATATATGCTTTCCGAAATCAAGAAGGTATACGCTTCCCAGGGTGTGGATTTGGATTCAAAACATGTTGAGGTTGTACTTCGACAAATGGTTTCTCAGGTTAAGATTGTTGAGGCTGGGGATACGAACTTATTACCTGGGGAGGTTGTATCGCGGGAGCGCCTTGCTCAAGAAAACAAAAAAGCTCGCGAGGCAGATGGTAAGAAGGCAGAGGCGCAGCAATTGATTCTTGGTATTACTAAAGTCTCGTTGAATACTGAGTCGTGGCTTTCAGCAGCATCTTTCCAGGCAACGCGAAGAGTGCTTACTGATTCAGCAGTAAAGGGGGCTACTGATGTTTTACGAGGACTTAAGGAAAATGTAATTGTTGGGAAAAAAATTCCAATTGAGCCAGAAATTTATAAGGAAGAAAAAGAATAA
- the rpsL gene encoding 30S ribosomal protein S12: MPTIQQLVRKGRKKPKKEKSTPALGDIYSSLNRERKELEAPFKRGVVLDVRTRAPKKPNSALRKVARVRLSNGKEVTAYIPGEGHNITEHAVVLVRGGRVQDLPGIKYTIVRGHYDVAGVEGRVTSRSKYGTKESGEIGGATVTGGEESAEV; encoded by the coding sequence ATGCCAACTATTCAACAACTTGTCCGAAAAGGACGCAAAAAACCAAAAAAGGAAAAGAGCACTCCAGCGTTGGGGGATATTTATTCTTCTCTTAACAGAGAAAGGAAGGAGTTAGAGGCACCTTTTAAGAGGGGTGTAGTTTTAGACGTTCGAACAAGGGCTCCTAAGAAACCTAACTCTGCGCTTAGGAAAGTTGCTCGAGTACGCCTTTCAAATGGAAAAGAGGTCACTGCTTACATTCCGGGTGAGGGGCATAACATTACAGAGCACGCTGTGGTTTTGGTTCGGGGTGGGCGTGTTCAGGACCTTCCTGGTATTAAATATACAATTGTTCGGGGGCATTATGATGTAGCGGGGGTGGAAGGGCGAGTAACATCGCGCTCTAAGTATGGAACAAAGGAAAGCGGGGAGATTGGTGGCGCAACTGTGACGGGGGGAGAAGAGTCTGCGGAAGTATGA
- the rpsG gene encoding 30S ribosomal protein S7: MRGKKAKKREKEEDLLYNSELVTRLINQVMESGKKNVAEEIVYGALERLSEDRNEALNLLEQAVSNVVPDEEVRSRRVGGATYQVPIPLKRDRAVTLAIRWIVDAAKKRSGEPMVVSLTYELQDALRGEGTAVKKREQVHRTADANRAFAHFRW, from the coding sequence ATGCGTGGAAAAAAAGCAAAAAAGCGAGAAAAAGAAGAAGATTTGCTCTATAATTCTGAGCTTGTGACTCGGCTAATTAATCAGGTTATGGAAAGTGGTAAGAAAAATGTAGCAGAGGAAATAGTTTATGGGGCACTAGAACGCCTTTCTGAGGATAGGAACGAGGCGCTCAACCTTTTGGAGCAAGCTGTAAGTAATGTTGTTCCTGATGAGGAAGTTCGTTCTCGGCGGGTGGGAGGTGCAACCTATCAAGTTCCCATTCCTCTAAAGCGGGATCGGGCTGTGACCTTGGCAATTCGTTGGATAGTTGATGCAGCAAAGAAAAGGAGCGGCGAGCCGATGGTGGTGAGTCTTACTTATGAGCTCCAGGATGCTCTTCGCGGTGAAGGAACGGCAGTAAAGAAGCGAGAGCAAGTACACCGTACTGCGGACGCAAACCGTGCTTTTGCCCATTTTCGATGGTAG
- the fusA gene encoding elongation factor G, with protein sequence MSEQEEYPLEKIRNIGIIAHIDAGKTTATERILYYSGKTYKIGDIDEGTTQMDWMEQERERGITIQSAATTTFWTPLRFEGAEEHTHRINIIDTPGHVDFTAEVERSLRVLDGAVVVFDGVAGVEPQSETVWRQADKYEVPRVCFINKMDKTGADFYNSVETIKDRLGARTAIIQLPIGSESDFEGVVDLIEMRALYWEGGLGEKVRYGEIPSGLEERAKEKRNDLLEMAAEQSEQLFEHYLENQDLTPDEIRNGLRIGTLNGDFVPVMCGSALRNRGIQPLLDSIVDYLPSPLDVPPITGVNPETNEEEVREADPNGPFAALAFKIQTDPYVGRLCYFRVYSGTLDAGDEVLNASKDEKERMGRILLMHANTREEIDKTSAGKIGATVGLKNTFTGDTLCDKESPIELEKISFPEPVISVAIEPKTRADQEKLGKALRRLSEEDPTFEIRANKETGETLIYGMGELHLEILVERMKREFGVEAKIGKPRVAYRETIRNTAEAEGEYIRQSGGRGQYGHCFLRLEPLAQGEGFEFENEIKGGTIPREFIPAVEKGAVEARDKGILAGYPMVDIKVTVFDGSYHEVDSSEAAYKIAASQAFQKAAKQARPVLLEPIMQVEVVTPDEYLGSVVSDLSSKRAKIRKTWVQGNSRRISAEVPLAEMFGYATRIRSLTKGRATFTMEPSHYEEVPQNVAEELIS encoded by the coding sequence ATGTCTGAACAAGAAGAATACCCGTTAGAGAAAATTAGAAATATTGGGATTATTGCCCACATTGATGCTGGTAAAACCACTGCTACTGAACGTATTCTTTATTACAGCGGCAAAACTTATAAGATTGGTGACATTGATGAGGGTACTACGCAAATGGATTGGATGGAGCAGGAACGCGAGCGCGGTATTACAATCCAATCTGCTGCTACTACTACCTTTTGGACTCCTCTTCGTTTTGAGGGAGCGGAGGAACATACCCACCGGATAAATATCATTGATACTCCTGGCCACGTAGATTTTACAGCTGAAGTAGAGCGTTCTTTGCGTGTTCTTGATGGCGCTGTGGTTGTTTTTGACGGTGTGGCTGGTGTTGAACCGCAGTCAGAAACAGTTTGGCGCCAAGCTGATAAGTATGAAGTGCCGCGAGTTTGTTTTATTAATAAAATGGATAAAACTGGGGCAGACTTTTACAATTCAGTAGAAACTATTAAGGATCGACTTGGTGCTCGAACTGCTATAATTCAGCTCCCAATTGGATCTGAAAGTGATTTTGAAGGTGTGGTAGATTTAATTGAGATGCGTGCTCTTTATTGGGAAGGTGGTCTAGGAGAGAAGGTTAGATACGGTGAAATCCCTTCGGGTTTAGAGGAAAGAGCTAAGGAAAAGAGAAATGATCTTTTGGAAATGGCGGCGGAGCAAAGTGAACAGCTTTTTGAACATTATTTGGAAAATCAAGATCTTACTCCTGATGAGATTAGGAATGGTCTTCGAATAGGTACGTTAAATGGTGATTTTGTTCCTGTAATGTGCGGAAGCGCGCTTCGTAATCGCGGTATTCAACCTCTGCTTGATTCTATTGTTGATTATCTCCCCTCCCCTTTAGATGTTCCACCTATTACTGGTGTTAATCCAGAAACAAATGAAGAAGAAGTTCGGGAGGCAGATCCGAATGGGCCTTTTGCTGCATTGGCGTTTAAGATCCAAACTGATCCCTATGTTGGTCGGCTTTGCTATTTTCGTGTTTATTCTGGAACGTTGGATGCTGGTGACGAGGTTTTGAATGCTTCTAAGGATGAGAAAGAACGGATGGGAAGGATTTTATTAATGCACGCAAATACCCGCGAGGAAATTGATAAAACATCGGCGGGGAAGATTGGCGCAACTGTAGGTCTTAAGAATACCTTTACGGGTGATACTCTTTGCGATAAGGAAAGCCCTATTGAGTTAGAGAAAATATCGTTTCCGGAGCCAGTTATCTCAGTAGCTATTGAACCAAAGACCCGTGCAGATCAGGAAAAGTTGGGTAAAGCACTTAGGCGTCTTTCTGAGGAAGACCCTACTTTTGAAATTAGAGCAAACAAAGAGACGGGAGAAACTTTAATTTATGGTATGGGTGAGTTGCATTTAGAGATTTTGGTTGAACGGATGAAGCGTGAGTTTGGGGTTGAAGCTAAGATTGGTAAACCGAGGGTTGCGTATCGAGAGACTATTCGTAACACTGCAGAAGCTGAGGGTGAGTATATTCGCCAATCTGGAGGTCGCGGGCAGTATGGGCATTGTTTTCTTCGTTTGGAACCTTTGGCACAAGGAGAGGGTTTTGAGTTTGAGAATGAAATTAAGGGCGGTACAATTCCGCGCGAATTTATTCCTGCTGTAGAAAAAGGTGCAGTTGAAGCGCGAGATAAAGGTATTTTGGCAGGGTACCCTATGGTTGACATTAAAGTTACTGTTTTTGATGGGAGTTATCACGAAGTTGATTCTTCTGAGGCAGCTTATAAGATTGCAGCTTCTCAAGCCTTCCAGAAAGCTGCTAAGCAAGCAAGGCCTGTTCTTTTAGAACCTATAATGCAGGTAGAAGTTGTAACTCCTGATGAGTATTTAGGTTCAGTGGTAAGCGATCTTTCTTCTAAACGAGCGAAGATCAGGAAAACATGGGTTCAAGGTAACTCTCGTCGTATTTCAGCTGAGGTTCCCTTAGCTGAAATGTTTGGATATGCGACGCGGATTCGTTCCTTGACAAAGGGGCGCGCAACCTTTACAATGGAGCCTAGCCATTATGAGGAAGTTCCTCAAAATGTAGCTGAAGAATTAATTAGCTAA
- the tuf gene encoding elongation factor Tu: MAKEKFERTKPHVNVGAIGHVDHGKTTLLAAMTKVLSEKGLSDEVPFEDIDKAPEEQERGITIAISHVEYETENRHYAHIDCPGHADYVKNMITGAAQMDGAILVVAADDGPMPQTREHILLARQVNVPAMVVFLNKTDLVEDEELLDYVEEEVRDLLNQYEFPGDKIPVIRGSAEQALQGDEKAKEQVYKLVQALDDYIPEPERELDKPFLMPVEDVFSIEGRGTVATGRIERGTVDLKDEVEIIGIKETEESVVTGIEMFRKQMDSAQAGDNVGILLRGINKDDIERGQVLAEPGTVTPHTEFEAEVYILTKEEGGRHTPFFSGYRPQFYIRTTDVTGEVELPEDVEMVMPGDNVKMKVKLITPIAMEENLRFAIREGGKTVGAGVVSKVIK; this comes from the coding sequence ATGGCTAAAGAAAAGTTTGAGAGAACTAAACCCCATGTTAATGTGGGTGCTATTGGTCACGTTGACCATGGCAAAACTACTCTTCTTGCTGCGATGACTAAAGTTCTTAGCGAGAAGGGTTTATCGGATGAGGTGCCCTTTGAGGATATTGATAAAGCTCCTGAGGAACAAGAAAGGGGTATCACAATTGCTATTTCTCATGTGGAGTATGAAACTGAGAATAGGCACTATGCCCACATTGATTGTCCTGGTCACGCAGACTATGTGAAGAATATGATTACTGGTGCTGCTCAGATGGATGGGGCTATTCTAGTAGTGGCTGCGGACGATGGTCCAATGCCTCAGACTAGGGAGCATATCCTTCTTGCGCGTCAGGTGAATGTACCGGCAATGGTTGTTTTCTTGAATAAGACTGATTTAGTTGAGGATGAAGAACTTCTAGATTACGTAGAAGAAGAAGTAAGGGATCTTCTTAACCAGTATGAATTTCCTGGGGACAAAATTCCTGTTATTCGCGGTTCTGCTGAACAAGCCTTGCAGGGCGATGAAAAGGCCAAGGAGCAGGTTTATAAACTTGTTCAAGCTTTGGATGATTATATTCCCGAGCCTGAGCGAGAACTTGATAAGCCATTTCTAATGCCTGTGGAGGACGTATTTTCCATTGAAGGCCGTGGTACTGTTGCAACTGGAAGGATTGAACGCGGAACTGTTGATTTGAAGGACGAAGTTGAGATTATAGGTATTAAAGAAACAGAGGAAAGTGTTGTTACTGGTATTGAGATGTTTAGGAAGCAGATGGATAGTGCTCAAGCCGGCGACAACGTTGGTATTCTTCTTCGAGGTATTAATAAGGACGATATTGAGCGTGGGCAGGTTCTGGCCGAGCCGGGAACTGTTACTCCTCACACTGAGTTTGAAGCAGAGGTTTATATTCTTACTAAGGAAGAGGGCGGGCGTCATACTCCCTTCTTTTCAGGATACCGTCCACAGTTTTACATTCGGACTACGGATGTGACTGGTGAGGTGGAACTGCCTGAGGATGTGGAAATGGTAATGCCTGGCGACAATGTAAAAATGAAGGTAAAACTAATTACTCCGATTGCTATGGAAGAGAACTTGCGTTTTGCTATTCGTGAGGGTGGAAAAACTGTAGGAGCAGGTGTTGTTTCGAAAGTAATTAAATAA